A region from the uncultured Holophaga sp. genome encodes:
- a CDS encoding glycoside hydrolase family 130 protein, translating into MKPLPLRRHDVTLLPRSERVILRPFIPPDSQRVTTIIGRALALGEDEVDREMASVRQDFAFRHLDLESTLLANFERVQPHLFTQRPLTLRRKLLIGALFSGEYALESAALFNPSMVPHPSQEGIPEGCLRIVMSLRATGEGHISSMEFRTGIIDAGGAVHIDTPSRFVSLPEINPNPSYKKTLFIVKLHEMGFDNWHTAAVMEDLGESFTRSELDQSVLRVRRETLPITRNLTNTLQCVQWLADSNYEMDFTPELDQSERCIFPVSGNESNGIEDARFVRFVEEDGAVLYYATYTAYNGHAILPQLIETSDFRHFRVLTLNGAAAQNKGMALFPRRIDGCYAMLSRHDDENLFIMFSDNPHYWSAPKLLLRPAAPWESVKIGNCGSPIETSAGWLVITHGVGPMRRYCIGAALLDLQDPTRVIGRLPEPLLAPEGEGREGYVPNVVYSCGALIHAGELILPFAMSDRISSLVSLPLDALLDAMVSPE; encoded by the coding sequence ATGAAGCCTCTCCCCCTGCGCCGCCACGACGTCACGCTGCTGCCCCGCAGCGAGCGGGTAATCCTCCGCCCATTCATCCCTCCGGACTCCCAGCGGGTCACCACCATCATCGGCCGGGCTCTGGCCCTGGGGGAGGACGAAGTGGATCGGGAAATGGCTTCGGTCCGGCAGGATTTTGCATTTCGCCACCTGGACCTGGAGTCCACCCTGCTGGCCAACTTCGAACGGGTGCAGCCTCACCTCTTCACCCAGCGGCCCCTGACCCTGCGGCGAAAGCTCCTCATCGGAGCACTCTTCTCGGGCGAGTACGCCCTGGAGTCAGCAGCCCTCTTCAATCCATCCATGGTTCCCCACCCCTCCCAGGAGGGGATCCCGGAGGGCTGCCTGCGTATCGTGATGAGCCTGAGAGCCACGGGGGAAGGTCACATCTCCTCAATGGAATTCCGCACGGGCATCATCGACGCCGGAGGGGCAGTCCACATCGATACACCCTCCCGCTTCGTCAGCCTACCCGAGATCAACCCCAACCCCAGTTACAAGAAGACGCTCTTCATCGTCAAACTCCACGAAATGGGTTTCGACAACTGGCACACGGCCGCCGTAATGGAGGATCTGGGGGAGAGTTTCACCCGGAGTGAACTCGACCAGAGCGTCCTCCGGGTCCGCCGGGAGACTCTCCCCATCACCCGGAATCTCACCAACACCCTGCAGTGCGTGCAGTGGCTGGCGGATTCCAACTACGAGATGGACTTCACCCCGGAGCTCGACCAGAGTGAACGCTGCATTTTCCCGGTATCCGGCAATGAGAGCAATGGAATCGAGGACGCCCGATTCGTTCGCTTCGTGGAGGAGGACGGCGCCGTGCTCTACTACGCCACCTATACGGCCTATAACGGCCATGCCATCCTTCCCCAGCTAATCGAAACCTCGGATTTCCGTCACTTCCGGGTCCTGACCCTGAACGGTGCCGCCGCCCAGAACAAGGGCATGGCCCTCTTCCCCCGTCGGATCGACGGCTGCTACGCCATGCTCTCCCGCCATGATGACGAGAATCTCTTCATCATGTTCTCGGATAATCCCCACTACTGGAGCGCCCCCAAACTGCTCCTGCGCCCGGCCGCCCCCTGGGAGTCCGTGAAGATCGGCAACTGTGGATCACCCATAGAAACCTCTGCGGGCTGGCTGGTCATCACCCACGGAGTGGGCCCGATGCGGAGGTATTGCATCGGGGCGGCCCTGCTGGACCTCCAGGATCCGACCCGGGTGATTGGGCGCCTTCCAGAACCCCTGCTGGCCCCCGAAGGGGAGGGACGGGAAGGTTATGTCCCCAATGTGGTCTACAGCTGCGGAGCCCTGATCCATGCCGGAGAGCTCATCCTGCCCTTCGCCATGAGCGACCGGATCTCATCCCTGGTCAGCCTCCCACTGGATGCGCTGCTGGATGCCATGGTGTCCCCGGAATAG
- a CDS encoding S46 family peptidase, with protein sequence MAIHSKIRRWSGAFLLPLTLCLAGGALKADEGMWTYDNPPTQALKARYGFEPTKAWLDHVRLSSVRFNDGGSGSFVSADGLVLTNHHVARGQLQKVSTPAKDYIQNGFIAGSAAEELKCPDLELNVLVSMEDVTAKVQGAVKPGMDEKTALEARRAEMARLEKESLKATGLRSDMVTLYQGGEYWIYRYKKYTDIRLVFAPEQQAAFYGGDPDNFTFPRHDLDMALFRVYEDGKPVHTPHLKWNPKGAADGDLVFVSGHPGSTERLNTMAQLAFTRDHAYPFYMDMLKRRLAVVKSFAARGPEEARQAGSLIFGIQNSIKAIGGRLEGLRDKALMAKKAADESEFRRKVQADPGLAKAYGDVWNTIAEAEHSQLSRIKELNFRRMGGYRLPANVLSLVRYAAETAKPDAERMEEYHDAGLDSLRFRLVSPAPFYPGLEELLLADSLQQSLDQLGPQDPFVKAALGGRKPAEVAHELITGTHLMDPAARQALLEGGSKAIAASTDPLVKWVLKVDPLLREIRKWHEDKVESVLAPAGEKLGKARFAVYGRQLSPDANFTLRLTFGTVKGYPMNGTIAPSKTTFYGLYDRSASFDNKAPFNLPARYVERKGKLDLSTPLDFVASCDIIGGNSGSPVLNREGEIVGLIFDGNIESLVGNMIYDDTANRAVAVHTAGMTEALEKLYDADFLVKELMAQ encoded by the coding sequence ATGGCTATTCATTCCAAGATCCGGCGTTGGTCCGGCGCCTTCCTTCTGCCACTCACCCTCTGCCTCGCAGGTGGGGCCCTCAAGGCTGACGAGGGGATGTGGACCTATGACAATCCCCCGACGCAGGCCCTCAAGGCCCGCTACGGCTTCGAGCCCACCAAGGCCTGGCTGGACCATGTCCGCCTCTCCTCCGTGCGCTTCAATGATGGAGGCTCGGGTTCCTTTGTGAGCGCCGACGGCTTGGTGCTCACCAACCACCATGTGGCCCGTGGGCAGCTCCAGAAGGTCTCCACCCCCGCGAAGGACTACATCCAGAACGGCTTCATCGCCGGTTCGGCGGCGGAGGAGCTGAAGTGCCCCGACCTGGAGCTCAATGTCCTGGTCTCCATGGAGGATGTCACGGCCAAGGTCCAGGGGGCCGTCAAGCCCGGCATGGATGAGAAGACCGCCCTGGAGGCCCGCCGAGCCGAGATGGCCAGGCTGGAGAAGGAGAGCCTCAAGGCTACGGGGTTGCGCTCCGACATGGTCACCCTCTACCAGGGGGGCGAGTACTGGATCTACCGCTACAAGAAGTACACCGACATCCGCCTGGTCTTCGCACCCGAGCAGCAGGCGGCCTTCTATGGTGGGGATCCCGACAACTTCACCTTCCCCCGTCACGACCTCGACATGGCCCTCTTCCGGGTCTACGAGGATGGCAAGCCGGTCCACACGCCTCACCTGAAGTGGAACCCCAAGGGGGCGGCGGATGGAGACCTGGTCTTCGTCTCGGGTCACCCCGGCAGCACCGAGCGTCTGAACACCATGGCCCAGCTGGCTTTCACCCGCGACCATGCCTACCCCTTCTACATGGATATGCTCAAGCGGCGTCTGGCTGTCGTAAAGTCCTTCGCGGCCAGGGGGCCCGAGGAGGCCCGGCAGGCCGGTAGCCTGATTTTCGGGATCCAGAACAGCATCAAGGCCATCGGAGGTCGGCTGGAGGGACTCAGGGACAAGGCCCTGATGGCCAAGAAGGCTGCGGATGAATCCGAGTTCCGCAGGAAGGTCCAGGCGGATCCCGGGCTCGCCAAGGCCTATGGAGATGTGTGGAACACCATCGCCGAGGCTGAGCACTCCCAGCTCTCCCGGATCAAGGAGCTGAACTTCCGCCGGATGGGGGGCTACCGGCTTCCTGCCAATGTGCTGAGTCTGGTGCGCTATGCCGCCGAGACGGCCAAGCCCGATGCCGAGCGCATGGAGGAATACCATGACGCCGGGCTGGACTCCCTGCGCTTCCGCCTGGTCTCTCCCGCCCCCTTCTACCCCGGGTTGGAGGAGCTGCTGCTGGCCGACAGCCTCCAGCAGAGCCTGGATCAGCTGGGACCCCAGGATCCCTTCGTCAAGGCCGCCCTGGGAGGGCGCAAGCCCGCCGAGGTGGCCCACGAGCTCATCACTGGGACGCACCTGATGGATCCCGCCGCCCGGCAGGCCCTCCTGGAGGGCGGGAGCAAGGCCATTGCCGCCTCCACGGATCCTCTGGTGAAGTGGGTCCTGAAGGTCGATCCCCTGCTCCGGGAGATCCGGAAGTGGCACGAGGACAAGGTGGAGAGCGTGCTGGCCCCCGCCGGGGAGAAGTTGGGCAAGGCCCGCTTCGCCGTCTACGGCAGGCAGCTCTCACCCGATGCGAACTTCACCCTGCGCCTGACCTTCGGCACCGTGAAGGGCTACCCCATGAACGGCACCATCGCCCCCAGCAAGACCACCTTCTATGGGCTCTACGACCGCTCCGCCAGCTTTGACAACAAGGCGCCCTTCAACCTCCCTGCCCGCTACGTGGAGCGGAAGGGGAAGCTGGACCTCAGCACGCCCCTGGACTTCGTGGCCAGCTGCGACATCATCGGGGGCAATTCCGGTTCTCCGGTGCTGAACCGCGAGGGTGAGATCGTGGGCCTGATCTTCGATGGCAACATCGAGTCCCTGGTGGGGAACATGATCTACGATGACACTGCCAACCGGGCCGTGGCCGTGCACACCGCGGGCATGACCGAGGCTCTGGAGAAGCTGTACGATGCAGACTTCCTGGTGAAGGAGCTGATGGCCCAGTAG
- a CDS encoding glycosyltransferase family 4 protein, with the protein MDSTLLDRIAFLGGYLPRLCGIATFTHDLCEAVAEASPQSLCYVGAVNDRAEGYAYPPRVRFELDQRNLDSYRRAADFLNFSNARVLSVQHEFGIHGGPAGSHLLALLREVRMPVVTTLHTLLREPDTAQRRVMDELVRCSDRLVVMAHKGLEILQETYGVPASKVDIIPHGIHDMPFLDSAAYKTQFGVEGREVLLTFGLLGPGKGIEHVIEALPEIVRQHPNVVYIILGASHPHLVAQEGERYRLGLERLAEDCGVKEHVIFFNQFVSLEDLKEFIGATDIYLTPYLNGAQITSGTLAYVFGAGKAVVSTPYWHAQELLAEGRGTLVPFRDPQAIAAAVCAYLDDPVRLLETRRRAYALGREMIWPSIAQRYLKSFHRAGADRKAQPRMAFADWTLASRPFELPPISMDHVARMSDGTGIFQHARFTVPNYEEGYCTDDNARAFILCTLVDELGERPPAEPIERLATRYLAFLSGALDRPTGRFRNFMSHDRRWLEPTGSEDCHGRALWAVGTGAGRSRHAGHRKLSAQLFESGLPAVTAFTSPRAWAFSLLGIQEYLRTSPASPAIQNCQSELTLRLTGLWRTCATEHWPWFEPCATYENARLCQALILSGRSIPDPDALTIGLKSLAWLTSIQKTREGHFRPIGSNGFYPRGGAHADFDQQPVEIQAMIAACLEAHRATGDATWSREARRAFEWFLGRNDLGLALYDATTGGCSDGLHADRINENQGAESTLAFHLSAVEMSLARHQIVFPPVHTA; encoded by the coding sequence ATGGACTCCACCCTGCTCGACCGCATCGCGTTCCTCGGCGGGTACCTGCCCAGGCTCTGTGGCATTGCCACCTTCACCCATGACCTTTGCGAGGCCGTGGCCGAAGCCTCACCCCAATCCCTCTGCTATGTGGGCGCGGTCAACGACCGGGCGGAGGGCTATGCCTATCCCCCCAGGGTCCGCTTCGAACTGGATCAGCGGAACCTCGACTCCTACCGGCGAGCCGCGGACTTCCTGAACTTCAGCAATGCCCGGGTGCTCAGCGTCCAGCACGAATTCGGCATCCATGGCGGGCCCGCCGGCAGCCACCTCCTGGCCCTGCTCCGGGAGGTGCGGATGCCCGTGGTCACGACGCTGCACACTCTGCTCCGGGAACCGGATACCGCCCAGCGCCGGGTGATGGACGAGCTGGTGCGCTGCAGTGACCGTCTGGTGGTGATGGCCCACAAGGGTCTGGAGATCCTCCAGGAAACCTATGGAGTCCCCGCATCCAAGGTGGACATCATCCCCCACGGCATCCACGACATGCCTTTTCTGGACTCCGCGGCCTACAAGACCCAGTTCGGCGTGGAGGGGCGGGAGGTTCTGCTCACCTTCGGCCTGCTGGGACCGGGCAAGGGCATCGAGCACGTCATTGAGGCGCTCCCCGAGATCGTGCGTCAGCACCCGAATGTGGTCTACATCATCCTGGGAGCCAGCCACCCCCACTTGGTGGCCCAGGAGGGGGAGCGGTACCGCCTGGGCCTTGAACGCCTGGCCGAAGACTGCGGTGTAAAAGAACACGTGATCTTCTTCAACCAGTTCGTTTCCCTGGAGGATCTCAAGGAATTCATCGGGGCCACGGACATCTACCTCACCCCCTACCTCAACGGGGCCCAGATCACATCCGGCACCCTGGCTTACGTTTTCGGCGCCGGCAAAGCGGTGGTCTCCACCCCGTACTGGCACGCCCAGGAACTCCTGGCGGAAGGACGGGGCACCCTGGTGCCCTTCCGGGATCCCCAGGCCATCGCAGCAGCGGTCTGTGCCTACCTGGACGACCCAGTCAGACTCCTGGAGACCCGGAGACGGGCCTATGCCCTGGGCCGGGAGATGATCTGGCCTTCCATTGCCCAGCGCTATCTCAAGTCCTTCCACCGCGCCGGTGCCGATCGAAAGGCCCAGCCCCGCATGGCCTTCGCAGACTGGACCCTGGCCAGCCGCCCCTTCGAACTCCCTCCGATTTCCATGGACCATGTGGCCCGGATGAGTGATGGCACAGGCATCTTCCAGCACGCCCGTTTCACGGTGCCGAACTACGAGGAGGGCTACTGCACCGATGACAACGCCCGGGCCTTCATCCTCTGCACCCTGGTGGACGAGTTGGGTGAACGTCCACCGGCGGAACCCATTGAGCGTCTGGCCACCCGTTACCTTGCCTTCCTATCCGGGGCCCTTGACCGACCCACGGGACGGTTCCGCAACTTCATGAGCCATGACCGGCGCTGGCTCGAACCCACCGGGAGTGAGGATTGTCATGGCCGGGCCCTCTGGGCGGTGGGCACCGGGGCGGGACGCTCACGGCACGCCGGCCATCGGAAACTCTCGGCCCAGCTTTTCGAATCCGGACTCCCTGCGGTCACCGCATTCACCTCCCCCCGCGCCTGGGCCTTTTCCCTCCTGGGCATCCAGGAATACCTCCGGACCTCCCCGGCGAGCCCCGCCATCCAGAACTGCCAGTCGGAGTTGACCCTTCGGCTCACAGGGCTGTGGCGGACCTGCGCCACCGAACACTGGCCCTGGTTCGAGCCCTGCGCCACCTATGAGAATGCCCGGCTCTGTCAGGCCCTGATCCTCAGCGGCCGCAGTATCCCCGACCCGGATGCCCTGACCATCGGCTTGAAATCCCTGGCCTGGCTGACCTCGATCCAAAAGACCCGGGAAGGCCACTTCCGCCCCATCGGCAGCAACGGGTTCTACCCGAGGGGCGGGGCCCACGCTGACTTTGATCAGCAACCCGTGGAGATCCAGGCCATGATCGCCGCCTGCCTGGAAGCCCATCGGGCCACCGGGGACGCCACATGGTCCCGGGAGGCTCGTCGGGCCTTCGAATGGTTCCTGGGGCGCAACGACCTGGGTCTTGCCCTCTATGACGCCACCACCGGCGGGTGCTCCGACGGCCTGCACGCGGATCGGATCAACGAGAACCAGGGCGCAGAGTCAACCCTGGCCTTTCACCTCTCCGCGGTGGAGATGAGCCTAGCCCGGCACCAGATCGTGTTCCCTCCGGTCCACACCGCATGA